Sequence from the Candidatus Methylomirabilota bacterium genome:
ATGCCGCGATTGAGGGACAGGAGGCATATCTGTGCAACTGTCACATCAGCCCATACGCCGCTGGAAACCGGTTTAACCCGGACCCGAATCGGAAACGGAAATTGCTGCTTCATCAAGAGGAGATCGCCAGACTGATGGGGAAGGTCCAGACAAAGGGCCTCACCTTGATCCCTCTGAGTTTCTATGTGACTCGACGAAAGATCAAGCTCGAACTGGCGCTGGCTCGAGGGAAAACGCTGTACGACAAGCGGGAAACCTTGAGGCGGCGTGCGATGACGAAAGAGATGGCCCAAGTCGCTCGCGGCCGTGCGGACCGGGGGTAGCTGTTGACTTTTTCAGCCAGGCGACATACAATAAAAACAGTTTTCTACCTCCAAGCCCGATCAGACGTGGCATTGGCTTTACTGTGGGGGCGCTCCGGTTTCGACGGGGACAAGGGAGTGAGGGCTGCGTGCCGAGGACCCATCGCCTCGTAAAAAGGTGGGAATACAAGCAACTGCCAACCACGAATTGGCACTGGCTGCCTGAGGGTAGCCACGTCCACCCTGCCTCGCTCGTCGGGCGGGATCTGGGCGCCGACTAGACGGGCTGGCTTGCCTCTCATGCTCTGGGGGGGCGAGTAAGATCACATGAGCTAG
This genomic interval carries:
- the smpB gene encoding SsrA-binding protein SmpB, giving the protein MARVQERRILCSNRRARYEYQIEEVIEAGIALTGTEVKSLREGKADLKDCYAAIEGQEAYLCNCHISPYAAGNRFNPDPNRKRKLLLHQEEIARLMGKVQTKGLTLIPLSFYVTRRKIKLELALARGKTLYDKRETLRRRAMTKEMAQVARGRADRG